From the Hevea brasiliensis isolate MT/VB/25A 57/8 chromosome 15, ASM3005281v1, whole genome shotgun sequence genome, one window contains:
- the LOC131174092 gene encoding LOW QUALITY PROTEIN: leucine-rich repeat receptor protein kinase MSL1-like (The sequence of the model RefSeq protein was modified relative to this genomic sequence to represent the inferred CDS: inserted 1 base in 1 codon) codes for MKLRTVVPLLFLLVVSNISATTSCYHNERAALVSFKSYLKDPSNRLSSWHGRNCCSWHGISCSDSLHVIAVDLRNPNPTSFMLNLNSQLVPISNSTSTALQGILSSSLFTLAHLRHLDLSFNNFSFSRIPPGIANLTHLTYLNLSNAMFIDFITTQFANLTSLRCLDLSSSSPVEFDFSHISYNLPSSTPVHLPPDCSYYYGSHLSSSNLDWLRGLGNLRVLILTGIDLSEAPKSSHWTKPLLQLSNLRFLQLSNCKISGTLPIDQFINLTHLSVLRLDSNPFTSRIPVKLANLTSISVLDLSSSNLQRTIPYLPQLRELYVGNTDLRIDLKSTFSVPWARLETLDIRSTDVIGPIPPSFANTTSLVSFIACSCSIQGSIPPSLTNLSRLEALHLDANNLVGHIPPTISNLKSLGVLSLIENSLEGSIPDSICNLSSLWFLSLLRNSVSETLPECIGRLSNLWYLDVRLNSISGTVESLASFVQGMTPSLLGLGYNNLTVRLDHKPFPANFQPKILDLSDCNIDGRIPDFLSNLTQLTELYLAQNELSGTIPQWLFNLPLLNHLDLSFNKIQGHLPPYIQLSSFDGPSTLNLANNQLQGPIPSKLENMDIMDLSNNNFTGYMPPQLGLGSARYLRLSGNKLFGQIPDTFCPEKNSLMLLDLSNNSLSGALPSSLGHCTSLVFTKIGQNNFSGSIPVGLEKAKNLGYLDLTGNQFEGPFPSFIENLESLEVLKMANNAFSGKIPHFVGDLQNLHVLLLESNFFNGSIPEEINKLRKLQIIDFSNNKLNGSIPERLDGLGMLRNRPTDGYLLGXVISVMYAAVELTMVYKSFIYQYDTVHIYDSGIDLSLKTSALPQKQR; via the exons ATGAAACTCCGTACTGTTGTGCCCTTGTTGTTCCTTCTCGTTGTCTCTAATATTTCAGCTACTACCTCTTGCTATCATAACGAAAGAGCTGCACTTGTAAGTTTTAAATCCTATCTCAAAGACCCATCGAATCGGCTGTCTTCTTGGCATGGTCGAAATTGTTGCAGCTGGCATGGAATTTCTTGTTCTGATTCACTCCATGTTATTGCTGTTGACCTCAGGAATCCTAATCCAACAAGCTTCATGCTTAATCTCAACTCACAACTGGTTCCCATTTCCAATTCCACATCCACTGCTCTCCAAGGTATcctctcttcttctcttttcactCTTGCTCACCTCCGTCATCTTGATCTTAGCTTTAACAACTTCAGCTTTTCAAGAATTCCCCCTGGCATAGCTAACCTTACTCACCTGACTTACCTGAACCTGTCAAATGCCATGTTCATTGACTTCATTACCACCCAATTTGCCAACCTTACATCTCTGAGATGTCTggatctttcttcttcttcacccgTGGAATTTGACTTTTCACATATTTCCTACAATTTACCATCTTCAACCCCGGTGCATCTTCCACCTGACTGCAGTTACTACTATGGCAGCCATCTTTCATCATCAAATTTGGATTGGCTGCGAGGGCTAGGCAATCTCAGGGTGTTAATACTTACTGGTATTGATCTGTCAGAGGCTCCTAAGTCCTCCCATTGGACTAAGCCTTTATTACAACTCTCAAATCTAAGGTTCCTTCAGTTGTCCAATTGCAAAATCTCAGGCACACTACCTATAGATCAATTTATCAACCTTACTCACCTCTCTGTACTGCGACTGGATTCCAATCCTTTTACATCCCGAATCCCAGTTAAACTTGCAAATCTGACCTCAATTTCAGTCCTTGATCTTAGCAGCTCAAACCTTCAAAGAACAATCCCTTACCTTCCACAACTGAGAGAACTATATGTAGGTAACACTGACCTCAGGATTGATCTAAAATCAACGTTCTCAGTCCCATGGGCTCGTTTAGAAACTTTAGATATTCGCTCTACGGATGTTATTGGACCCATTCCACCTTCATTTGCTAATACGACTTCATTGGTCAGTTTCATAGCTTGCAGCTGTTCAATTCAGGGCTCCATACCTCCTTCCCTCACAAACCTTTCAAGGTTAGAAGCATTGCACCTTGATGCAAACAACTTAGTAGGACACATTCCACCGACTATATCCAACTTGAAAAGCCTTGGTGTGCTTTCATTGATAGAAAATTCTTTAGAAGGATCAATCCCAGATTCAATCTGTAATCTTTCTTCTCTCTGGTTTCTTTCTTTGTTGAGAAACTCTGTCTCCGAAACATTGCCTGAATGCATTGGCCGCCTTTCCAATCTTTGGTACTTGGATGTTAGATTAAACTCTATCAGTGGAACAGTTGAGTCTTTGGCATCCTTCGTCCAAGGCATGACGCCAAGTCTCCTGGGCCTTGGATATAATAATCTAACAGTGAGATTAGACCACAAGCCATTTCCAGCAAACTTCCAGCCTAAAATCTTGGACTTGAGTGATTGTAACATAGATGGTCGGATCCCAGACTTCCTATCTAATCTCACCCAACTTACAGAATTATACTTGGCACAGAATGAATTGTCAGGAACAATTCCTCAGTGGCTGTTCAACTTACCACTTCTCAATCACTTGGATCTCTCTTTCAACAAAATACAAGGACATCTCCCACCCTACATTCAGCTAAGCTCATTTGATGGACCCAGTACATTGAATTTAGCAAACAATCAGCTTCAGGGACCTATTCCTTCCAAGCTTGAGAATATGGATATCATGGACTTGTCTAATAACAATTTCACAGGGTACATGCCACCACAATTAGGGCTTGGAAGTGCAAGATACTTAAGATTATCAGGAAACAAGCTGTTTGGTCAGATTCCAGACACTTTTTGTCCCGAAAAGAATTCTTTGATGCTCTTGGATTTATCCAACAACAGTCTCTCAGGCGCTCTACCTAGCAGTCTGGGACATTGCACTTCTCTAGTCTTTACAAAAATTGGGCAGAACAACTTCAGTGGTAGCATTCCTGTAGGACTAGAGAAGGCCAAAAATCTCGGTTACCTAGACCTAACAGGGAATCAGTTTGAAGGGCCTTTTCCGAGTTTCATTGAAAATCTTGAAAGTTTGGAGGTATTAAAGATGGCAAACAATGCATTTTCTGGAAAGATCCCCCATTTTGTTGGTGACCTCCAGAACCTCCATGTTCTTCTTTTAGAATCTAATTTCTTCAATGGATCAATCCCTGAAGAGATAAACAAGCTGAGGAAGctgcaaattattgacttttcaaACAACAAACTCAATGGTTCCATCCCTGAAAGGCTAGATGGTTTGGGGATGTTGAGAAATCGACCCACTGATGGATACCTCTTGG TCGTCATTTCAGTTATGTATGCTGCTGTGGAACTTACCATGGTTTACAAAAGCTTCATCTATCAGTATGATACGGTTCATATCTATGATAGTGGCATAGACCTCTCCCTTAAAACGTCTGCTTTACCCCAGAAACAGAGATGA
- the LOC131169171 gene encoding protein BFR2-like, protein MASPVTMTKLFKNCKSLPIHLLRGSSSIPMETKIVGKIPSPISVQYFLGSQPNLGSVHHGTINGINTLLLSRFHGSKGYGRRKYPTDDDDDDDDDDDLVGEDIVDDYENDNNEFDFDDDDDDDDDAPAQKRNK, encoded by the coding sequence ATGGCCAGCCCAGTAACAATGACGAAGCTATTCAAAAACTGCAAGTCTCTTCCTATCCATCTCCTCCGTGGCTCCAGTAGCATCCCAATGGAAACCAAGATTGTTGGCAAGATACCGAGCCCTATCTCTGTCCAGTATTTCCTCGGGAGTCAGCCTAATCTTGGCTCTGTTCATCATGGTACTATTAATGGCATCAACACGCTTCTGCTGTCGAGATTTCATGGCTCTAAAGGTTACGGTCGGAGGAAATATCCAACCGACGACGACGACGACGACGATGACGATGATGATTTAGTTGGAGAGGATATTGTTGACGACTATGAGAATGATAATAATGAGTTTGattttgatgatgatgatgatgatgatgatgatgctcCTGCTCAGAAACGAAACAAATGA